A genomic segment from Pangasianodon hypophthalmus isolate fPanHyp1 chromosome 25, fPanHyp1.pri, whole genome shotgun sequence encodes:
- the LOC113524293 gene encoding ADP-ribosylation factor-like protein 4C: protein MGSGLSTVAPFQSLHVVMLGLDSAGKTTVLYRLKFNEFVNTVPTIGFNTERVRLNNGAARGISCHVWDVGGQEKLRPLWKSYSRCTDGIVYVVDSVDAERLDEAKAELHKVARLAENQGAPLLIIANKQDLPGSLPAADIEKRLALRELAPAAAYHVQPACAIIGEGLHEGMDKLHDMITKRRKALKQKKKR from the coding sequence ATGGGGAGCGGTTTGTCCACGGTGGCCCCGTTCCAGTCGCTGCACGTGGTGATGCTCGGGCTGGACTCGGCAGGAAAGACCACGGTTCTGTATCGCCTCAAGTTCAACGAGTTCGTGAACACGGTTCCCACCATCGGCTTTAACACCGAGCGCGTCCGTCTGAACAACGGCGCCGCGCGGGGGATCAGCTGCCACGTGTGGGACGTGGGCGGCCAGGAGAAGCTGCGTCCGCTCTGGAAGTCCTACAGCCGCTGCACGGACGGCATCGTGTACGTGGTGGACTCGGTGGACGCCGAGCGGCTGGACGAAGCCAAGGCCGAGCTGCACAAGGTGGCGCGACTCGCCGAGAACCAGGGAGCGCCTCTGCTCATCATCGCCAACAAGCAGGACCTGCCCGGCTCCCTGCCCGCCGCCGACATCGAGAAGAGGCTGGCGCTGCGAGAGCTCGCACCCGCGGCCGCCTACCACGTGCAGCCCGCCTGCGCCATCATCGGCGAGGGTCTGCACGAGGGCATGGACAAGCTGCACGACATGATCACCAAGCGCAGGAAGGCactgaaacagaagaaaaaacgATAA